A genomic segment from Lutzomyia longipalpis isolate SR_M1_2022 chromosome 3, ASM2433408v1 encodes:
- the LOC129794270 gene encoding uncharacterized protein LOC129794270 — translation MDRRQTRSMAPVMVSSSEQSSMNTAVVKLTGEEIKALIPAFNPEGKNNVTASEWIRKMDNLVELYHFDGRRAVLAAAIRLEGSAKIWFEASQNETISWEEFKAELLKNFPTEIDVGEIHRMLSNRKWKKDESMEAYFHDVVKQAKRIGLGFDVTKNYLIEGIQDKTLRGALINFQGSSLTEFLAHMKRAHKALVGNEQSTQKEECDSKRRSMEYPQGKGKKYKFDESAKMKKRCYECGSDQHLIKDCPKKKRT, via the coding sequence ATGGATAGGAGACAGACAAGAAGCATGGCACCTGTAATGGTGTCATCAAGTGAACAGTCAAGTATGAATACGGCTGTGGTGAAGCTCACAggtgaagaaataaaagctctcattCCGGCTTTCAACCCGGAAGGGAAAAACAACGTAACAGCCTCCGAATGGATACGTAAAATGGACAATTTGGTGGAACTCTATCACTTTGATGGGAGAAGAGCAGTCTTAGCAGCGGCCATTCGCTTGGAGGGATCAGCAAAAATCTGGTTTGAGGCTTCGCAAAATGAGACCATATCGTGGGAGGAGTTTAAGGCAGAGCtccttaagaattttccaacagaGATAGATGTGGGAGAGATTCACAGGATGTTGTCCAACAGGAAATGGAAAAAGGACGAAAGCATGGAAGCCTATTTTCATGATGTTGTTAAGCAGGCGAAGAGGATTGGTCTTGGATTTGATGTTACGAAGAATTATCTAATCGAAGGAATTCAAGATAAAACTCTTCGAGGGGCGCTAATCAATTTCCAAGGATCATCGCTCACCGAGTTCCTTGCACACATGAAGCGAGCACATAAGGCTCTAGTCGGGAATGAGCAGTCTACTCAGAAGGAAGAATGTGACTCGAAGAGAAGGTCGATGGAATATCCTCAGGGGAAGGGGAAGAAATACAAATTCGACGAAAGCGCTAAAATGAAGAAGAGATGTTATGAATGTGGGTCAGATCAGCACCTCATCAAAGATTGTCCAAAGAAGAAGAGGACATGA